The Daphnia pulex isolate KAP4 chromosome 7, ASM2113471v1 genome includes the window CACACTTTTGGGTCTCCTAAACAGTCACCCGAGAGTTAAAATTGTGCGTGGGAAATGGGAataacatttggaaaaaaagtttctattAGGAAATTGGGATTAAAATAAGGTCTGGTGGTCAGAGAGATTTTTTGTTACTGTCcgttttgttgctgttgcaatTTCTCCTGCAACTTTTCCTCCAGGAACTGAAATATACTGGACATGCTGCAGTAAGAGGTCATCTCGTGCTGCGTGTGACCTGCGCgttccagaaaaagaaaaagagaaaaagattagaaaatgacaaacattttttggccaATAAAAATTCGATCAAAGGAATGGGGTCACACAGTCACCTGCCGACACGCGATCGATATCGTTGGCTGGTCTTCCGACTGGCGTGTCCAACGGTAGGCCGGATGATACCCAATTGCGCCCAATCTAATTATTTAATGttggtgtttttttaaaacaaaattttgggcCTTTTGAAATGCAAATGCAATCACGACGAAATGATAAATCTCAGCGGAAGAGGAATGaatgaaggaaggaaggaagcaAAACCAGTGTGGAATCCGTGCAGTCGAGATTTTCCCACGAGTTTTTGATCCGGGTTCCGCTTTGGCGCTCACATCACATCACCGGTGTCCCAgtatttccttcctttttccctttttccttccgcTCTGCCAACGGACGAACCCCCCCATCCCTTTACACCTCTTGTCAATGTTGAAAAACCTGGGAATCAAAACCGCGcgcaaaattctttttttcaaaaaataaaccaaaaaaaaagtagtctTTTCCCAGTTCCGGttgttgtacaacaacaatttcaatggCTTcgatgacatttcttttctttttttttaaatcaaaaatatttctctgGTGAGGAGTAGGGGGGGAATAAAACGGGGTTGGGTTTCGTGTTTCGCCAGATGATAACGCAAAGTTCAACAATGAAAccatccagcaacaacaacaacaacaaccgaaaaggatattttagaaaatgaacaagGACTTTAGGAAGACACCGACGCTAAACCGGcgtgttatttcttcttcttcatttttccccccagaaaaaaaggaatatcgAGATAATTTACGACGGCTATTCACAGCCCGGGCCACAACGGAACGTCCCGCATCATACAATACGACACACAAAGATatgtcgggaaaaaaaggaggggaaatgaagaaaaagacgtCATATAGCGAGATGTTGCGCACGCCCCGAaggctttcttcttcttcttcttccagctaTTTATAAGCGGTTATATCCAAGGCACAAAAGACtgtacgattttttttttatggccgATGCATTCCAGGtagacagaagaaaagaagaagaagaaaaaacacgctATATATTAATAATGATTTAAACGCGAGCCGCCCAAATGACaagtctctccttttttctttctttttcgatcAGAGGCAATGGCGGCATTGAGTCTCCACTCTCTCTCAGGTCTACATGCCATTTGAGTGGCACACTACTAGTACTATATTATGTAGTTACATGTGCGCATTATTAACGACGGGTCGTATATAAATTGTCATAATGAATTACAGGAAATTCCCAcgcttttattgttttacaaCTCACCCCGCATTTTGGTGGTTCACGGTCTCACTCGGTTAAAAAAATCACGTCACCAGACGTGAATGAATGGAAAATGAGGGgggatttttcattaaaaataaaaaaacgagatGAAGAATGCGGAGGACTAAAAGGGGTAGGGGGAGATCAAATGCTGCCCGGATCGCCGTGTGCCGGTCAGTTTGGGCCGGAAGCGGAAATACGGAGACACAACAGAAAGTCGCTACGCTATACAAATCAGTACGTACGAGTTAAGTGCGACATGCACAGCTAACCCCTTTGACCTGGACCACTAGCGCAACACACAGTGGCTTGACTTGCCCAACCGCTCTTAGTTAGTCCTTAAAAAACATTCACAATCTCcattctctccctctctcagTCTCTTTGGAACATGAaatgaaaaggggggagaaaaaaatatgataaatTGTGGAGgccccgtttcttttttattttctttttgaattcttttctctgCGGGAGCGGTTGATTGTTGCGGACTAGTGAATAGGTAATGACTTCCCCCCTGAGACCCAATGTAACATGTTCATGTTTGTCCTACCTGACAAAGGAATTGCTGTAGGCCGGCCGCGATCGTCTCATGGTGGACCATGCTGTGGACGGAATCCGTCATCGCCAAGGCAAACACGCTATCTTGAAATTTCTTCTCCACTTGACTTGCCTGTAAggattacattattattattgttttattcttgaaaaattcgaaatgagCTGACGTCGGCGACATCTAGCGGAATAAACGCATTCGCTTACCAATTCCAATGTGCACACGCCGCCGTAGCTGTGGGCAATGAATGCGATATGTTTGGCCGGACTTTTGTCAATCACCTGTTTCCACACTATTGGTacacagaaaaatacaaataaaaatgacgacAATCTATgatgacgcaatttccgttaCCTGATAGCAAATGATTCACTGGATTTTCACTACCCTGTCAATATAGTAGAGTCCCAGTGTTATTTGATACTGATGCTTGAATATGAATCAAATTGTTTACCTGgattaatttcttctttctgtcaaTAATCCTATGATTGTCATTTGTATTTGTAACTATAACAGCATAGCCTTTCTGCCTGGCCATTTCAATGAAAGGTAATTGTGTTCCTGTATCCAGGCTGTCATTGATTATCAACCTTATTTGGGGAAAATAGATTATTACTTAAAACTTAAGTAATTATTGAAATGATTAAGTGACTTTAAATTTACCTACCTACGAGCCCACTGGCCAGCTCTAACAACACCACTACCATGTACTAAAACAATCAGTTTATCATTGGTGAAAACATCATCACTAACAAAGATGAAAGACTCAATTTCATTAGATGTTTCAGTgcaaccttctttttttaagaaggtTTTTGTAAGCTTCCCTCTAGTCTCAAGCAATTCATAAATGTGTTGGTTAATAATCTGCAAATGAAGATTAAAAGCATTGCTATGGCCTTAATTTCATAGatgaaatttgtttggttgttaTATACTTCTCCTAATGCTTCATAGCGTCGTTGGTTGTAATCATTATTGTCTCTATCCACTTCAAACTCAAAGGGACAATCTCCTGCAGCTTTCGTGACTGGGTCAATAATTCGCAACTGTCCCTCTGGAAGAATACAGGTGTcagacaaataataaaattgtcacaaatagaaaatgtataCTAACTTTCATTAAATGCATAACCAAATTCGGTCAATGTTTTCGGAAACGAATCAGCATCCATAGCTGGCccaaaacgagaagaaaaaaatagtggTAGAAaccttcattaaaaaataaagtaactGAACTCAACacgctttaaaaataaattaaacggAAAGAATACGATAGGATGTGTTTGCACATCTCGTCCAGGGCACCTACGAGGTATTAAATATTTCGAATGATCGACGATTACGTAAGTGTTTATACTTTGATTTTGTGCGGGAAACGTTGATATTGTATCTGTCATTAAGTGAATCTGTCATGAGTAATTCAGCTGCGACATtgcgtttttaaaaattgaatccCAACTTCCAGACCTCACATGCATAGCTTATCGCTATCATATGATTTGTAACTCTGAAAGGTATTCCTGGGTTTTTCTCGGTTGTGACCGGTTTGACGAGGTATTTGTCTAATATTTACACACTCAATCTCTCTTATTGTATCTTATTAAGAATCTTGACGCGCGTGAAAACAACACACAGATTCAATAAGcagttttattaattttcaataCTTTATTCAGATCacattgtaataataatatcccaGAAAAATCACATAAATTGTACTAGTAttcattttcacattttattttattatggaATATCATTTATTCGAtagtgttgtgtgtgtgtcagctGTCTCTGTTATTGGGTTCTGCAACAAGCCAACCGCCATAAGTTGTTGCACGCACCTGCACGTCATTCTGAAGAGTTGTTAAGTATATCAATCTTTTGTTCAGAAAAATACTGAAATCTCAAGACTACTGATCAATTTAATACAAATTAATTAAGACAGGTTAGTCATTCTTTTATAGGTATATCTTATCTACTagtattcaaatatttaagttCAAGTGTTTTAACGTCATTAAATTGTatgcaattgttttctttcatctccTACGTGTAGAGTAGTTTCAAAGATGGATCGCAGTAAAGTTGGCGAGTTGATGGTCATCACTGGGAATTCTCATCCTGAACTAGCAGATCTTATAGCCAAGTATTAcataataaaacacaaaattattCAGACTTATTTTAATATGTTCACATTCTTTATATCTAGACGTTTGGGTATCAAGGTTGGAGCAGCTTCAATTTACCACAAAACGAACCGGGAAACTATGGTTGACATTGCTGATTCTGTTAGAGGAAAAGATGTCTACATTATTCAAACAGGAACCAAGTAAATGCTTAATTGAAGAGTGTAGCTTTTAGATATGGTATTGTCAAATAccctttagaaaaaaaaagatgtgcaacATTTTTACTAGTTGGAGAAGTGTGTGCAATTGACTTTAAATGGCTTATGTTTATACTTGTGTATTAATTGTTTGTGAAGCACATAATCTTTCATAGGTTTTGAATATTCTAGAGATGTCAACAACAATATTATGGAACTATTGATCATGGCTTACGCCTGCAAAACGTCGTCGGCTCGCAGCATCGTGGGTGTAATCCCCTATCTACCCTACAGTAAACAGtgtaatctttttatttatccgTTTTAGTTTTCCCTCGTTCTGTGCAAAAGGACCTTCAACGTTCAACCGAGTTCTATTCTTCAGACGTTCTATGTAGATTTGCATTCTTAATCCATGCATATATGTGTAGTTTGTGCTTGCACGTAGATTTTAATTCCAAGTAGTTCACATGCTACCCCTTTGCTGTGTActcctttttttagttgtGTTTATCATTCTGATTAACTCGAGTTGTACGTGTCCAACTTAATGTCAAATTCAGTTTcacatcgattttttttctctcattccaATCCCACCAATTCGCAATCCCCGCAAATAGGTAAGATGCGAAAGCGAGGATGCATCGTGTCTAAGCTGGTTGCTAAGATGATGTGCCGCTCTGGATTGAACCATCTCATCACTATGGATCTGcatcaaaaggaaattcaagGTTTTTTCGACTGTCCAGTCGACAATCTCCGCGCATCtccctttcttcttcaataCATTCAAGAATCCGTAAGCTCTTTTCTTATTGTATTGACTTGGCTATtgattttacttattttattttatcttcgaTATGTTTTTAGATCCCAGATTTCAGAAACGCCGTTATTGTAGCTCGTGATCCCGGATCGGCCAAGAAAGCCACTTCATACGCTGAGCGTCTTCGTCTGGGAATCGCCGTCATTCACGGTGAACAGAAGGAAGTAAGTCGATTTAATAATGGCTTACTATTAATCAGCTGACTTAATTCATCACATCCATTAAGGCCGAGTCAGACATGGTGGATGGCCGGCATTCTCCTCCGACACTACGCAGTCGCACCATGGATGCTGCTCGCGGAATGCCCGTCATGACTGCTAAAGAAAAACCGCCAATCAATGTCGTTGGAGACGTAGGAGGCAGGATCGCCATCATGGTGGTACGTTTCAAAAATCTGTTATTGAATTTagctatttttattaattggcTTATCGTTTCCATTTTCGTAGGATGACATGATCGATGATGTCAGATCTTTcgtggctgctgctgaagtCCTGAAGGATCGAGGCGCTTACAAAATCTACGTGATGGCCACTCATGGATTACTTTCATCAGATGCTCCAAGGCTCATCGAAGATTCGCCAATCGACGAAGTGGTTGTTACCAATACGATTCCACACGAAATTCAGAAGATGCAGTGCCATAAAATCAAAACAGTAGACATCAGCGTCCTCTTGGCAGAGGCCATTCGGCGTATCCATAACAAAGAGTCCATGTCGTACCTGTTTCGTAACGTCACCCTCGAAGAttaaggaagaaagaaaacatttcgctTGCTGGGCCTTAACAATTCATGTGAGATGAAGACATTCTATAGCTGCTGGTGAGGTAAtcattctctttttgattatttcaccTTAGTCAATATTCACAAATATAAATTAGCTTGCAGAACTTGGAATGTGGATTTTTGtataaggtttttttgttttgtcccgGGTTTATAGGCGTGTAATGTTCGAAAGATATTGTTACTTTTCGTTTCTAATTGGTAGTGATGTTATTACACCCCCTTAAACAAGTGTCATTACAAATTGTTCCAGCAAACTTGaaggttatttatttatgtattgCTAACATGCGATGTGGAACAAAAGCTTCAAGAATTCATCGGCTGGCTACTTCACAATAATTAAGCACGCGTTGTatgatttaattgaaatcatttcgaaAACTTGAGTTCCTTCTCAAAATATAAAGGCACGACACAAACGCAGTACCGTTGCAAACCATTTCCTTACTCAGCAATTCGCCAGACTAATTGTATGTATTGAAAAACCTAAATAGATGTTTAAACAACTCGATGTCGTCATCGACCAGAGGGGTAAACGTAactgaaaacctttttttaacgCGAAAGAAATCTTGCCGGCTGGTTGAAAGAGATGAATTATTTCATAATGACATTGATGCAATCGGAATGCTCATTATTATCAATACCTAATCGACGTTAGTCGAAAGAAATTAATTCGGCGACTGCCGGCTGTGGGATAccgggttgttgttgctgctgctgtaattgaggttgttgttgttgctgatggtgCTGTTGCATCTGTGGTTGAGGTTgtgccatcatcatcatctgagGAGGTGGGGCATACTGACCTGGTCCAGCTGGAGCTGAAGCCGGTTGCTGAGGAAATGCAAAGTAATCAAGACAATTATTTATcgatattgatttaaaagaagtAATTTACGATAACTACCTGTTGCTGATGATGCGGCGCGTACTGGTGCATACCGGgatgcggttgttgttgttgttgtggctgcatctgctgttgttgaggaTAAGGTTGGTATCCTGGATGAGGTCCATAATTCGGCCCAGCCATTGGAGGAAGACCAGCAGGCATTGGAGCAGGTTGATGCGCACTAGGTGTTGGTGCAGCAGGATGGACCCCGGGGTATTGTCCTGGCATCGGATGATACATTTCAGGAGGATAACCCGGGTGTTGGGGAGGGCCCATGTATGGACCGTGTtgatgttgctgctgcggAGGATAGCCAGGCATGCCCGGCGGCATTTGACCGGGTGGCATTGCTGCCATTCCTGGCATCGGCATTTGACCACGCAATTGATACATTTGTTTCTGCTGCTCCATTCGCATTTGCATCTCTCTTTCCTCGTCTTGCATCCGCTGCATGGCCAACTGGCGTTGATACTGCAAGTACTCCTGCTTCTTTTTACGCATTATCTCCAGTTTCTGGGCCATTTGAATCTGACGTTGGCGTTCGGCTTCCTCAGCCTCACGACGAATTCGTTCACTATGTTCTTCGCGCAACGCATCTAGTGCAGCTCGAGCATCTCTAGCCTGTGTCAGCTTATCTTGCAGCCCTTCATAGTACACTagggagtaaaaaaagaaacaatgtcAAGGCCCATTTAGGAGCACTAATTATAATATTCAAATACCTCGAGCGctttcttgttgttgaatgTACTGCATCAGTCGAGTATGCATAGTTGTTATGTTGAGGAAGAGAGTTTGTACGGAAGAATCGTTTGCAATACTTCTGCCACGGCTGGAGTTGGATTTCATCCGGTTAACGAAGATATCCAGCTGGCTATTAAGAGTTGCACAAAATTCGTCGACTTCATCTGACTCGCCATTTTGGTATCTCTGTTGGAACCATTTCAATTACTACAAATGAATTACTACATTCAGCGGTCAGTTTTAATACCTCAACAGTTTTCATCCCGTTGTTAGTGGGTGACATGGGTCCAGCTGCTGTGACGGGTGCGCTAGGATAGATCGACACTTCAGAGTCCTTTTCTCTGCTGTCTTTTTCTTGCTGCTTTTGCTCCCAATAGGACCGATTTAAGTAGCGAGCTAGTTCTGGATCTTCAATCTCGGATGCTGTAACCTTTGAAGGTTGGCTTTCCTGCAAAAAAAGTGTGGTTAGATGAGTAAGTAATTACAGCAATATACTGAGTGAAGTGTACCTTTACTGGGGATGAATAGGTTCGCTGTGTATGCGTCTTACTAGTTTGCTTCTTATGTTCAATTTCGGATTGAGATAAAGCTAGAGCTAGTtgcagctcttcttcttcctgcaatttcagttcttcttctttgcgaCTTTTCTCTGCTTTTAATTCAGCCGGTTTGCTGATCGATGAATCCGACTCGTCCCTTCCTGAACGTCCATCTCTAATAAATGTCACACAAATTAATGGGAAGCTCTGATGTTTTATTAAATGATTTTAAGATATTACGAGTTGTACTTCTCGAAGCAATCTTCACAAACGCGAACTTCTTTCTCAATCCCGAATTTCGGCAGTGTGCAACTACGAGGAGTGCACTTGCCACAGAATACTTGCCCACACGCTCGACAATGGtgctaaatcaaaatttttatatagtctttgcaaaaaacaaattcagtgGCTAAATATACGAATACCTTGCGAACAATAACGGAGAACTGAACCCTGCAACGATGGCAATTATCTCCATCACTCCAGTTAGGTGCACGATCTGCAGCGAACATTGCATCACTTTCTCGCAGAGCAGGAAATGTATAACCTTCTGCTTTCAAAATGTTAAGTGTATCCTAACAGGAAAATAACCAAATcagcaaaatattttgaaaacgcTGTATCTATGTTGGAAATGATAATTACCGGTATTATGCTATATTTCGGAGTATTTCGGAAAGCAAAAGCCCATGTTTGGGTAAGTTCCAAGATTTTTGCTCTTACTTTATCATTGGTTGTCTTGTGAACCATTTCCCTAAGCTCATCCATAAAGGCTTTAGATGCTACTTCTTCGTGGATCGGTGATCCACAGTTCTTAACCACAGACTCTAGAACCTAATGATGAGTGTTGAGAATGACATCTCTTTAGAACTACTTTTTAAAAGGATTTAATACCTGAAGTGCATAAAGTGCAACATAAGGATTTTGATTGTAAAAACGCTTCTTGATGGCAGTGATGGCATACTTTGGcctagaaaaaaatacaaacttaGAATATTGATTCAAATACActcataaatttttcattactgGCAATCTCCTTGGCAGATGATGTCACAAATCTGTATGATCGACTGCCAATCTGGTTCAAGCAGCAAATGACTAGTAGCTTTCTCTGCAACATAAAAACACAAAgctgttatttttcattatttatttacatcaCACAAATCTTGCCTAGCACTGTTTCTAGTTCAGACATTTTCCGTCAAATACGCAAAAGGAAATGGGGAGTGATGAAACCGTACACGAACAAATTGAAAGTGCGAAACCTTACAAGATCGTTTAATCTCATTTCGGctacaaggaaagaaaataaaaaatgtacgTACCTAGCTGCTTGTCAAACTCTGAAGAGGATCGAAACATCCTTAAGAAATATTTCCTACTTCTTTTCcgacagaaaaaagaaaaacgcctAAATAAATTCTCGGATGACACACACAAGCCAAAAAAAGCCAGCTGATTGCTGGGAGGGTACACACTAAACAGCAACTTGCTTGTGTCATCGGTGTTCAGAGTTCAAACGTTATCTAGTATCTACTGTTCCTTTCTCTTTGtcctattttgttttgaaaaagcTAAACAGCCCGCAAATACTTTCgatttattgaaatgaaatacatCGTAGTTTGTTTTAGATAAAGGATACAAGTTTTTAATCAAGCCGtttatttcaaatggaaaCTACATGCTGCGCAATCGCTAAAATGAAGGGTTTAGACATTTCAGTTCTGTTCAAGTCATTCAGAACtgcatcaaaatcaaaatgaaccCTTGTTACTAATATCAACTGAAAGCAAGGTGAGAGCTACATGAAGTAATTGAGTTTGAGAAGGTTTCTAGAGATAGAACCTAATGGGATCAAAAAACAAGATGGGGACTTAAAGTAGCTAATAAGGCCAAGCAAAGTTTCAACCCTTCTTGAGCTTTATTATATTCCTGGACGGGAAGATTGATTGATGGATCAGACTCCATGGCGTCCAAATGGCCAATGAACAATCGTGCCGCTTCTTCCAGCTGAGATGACCCTTCCGGATAGCAACAGGAGagttttttaaagttgttaATATCCTTGGTGATACGATCTGCTATGTCCGGTCTGCTGGTAAGTTTAGGAGTGTCTCTGTAGAGAGGCCAGTCTTCCACGCAAGATTGGCAACGGCAACGGAAGTAGTATTGCTGGCAAAGTTTCAGTTGACGCTCCCTCTTCTCATGAGTGGCATAGTGGTAACCATAATTGTCGAGGATTTCTTCCCCGCGTGCGATCCGGTGGATGACTTTAACCACCATGACATCTCCATAGCAAAGATGAACAACGTTGGGGTTGCATGAGTGGTTCATAAGGCTGACGACAGGGAAGGCCGCAGAACCAATTTCACACGACTGAATCTGTTGTAATTGCAATGATTTACTTTGCGAGCAGAATCCTGAGGGGACAGGTATGGCCATATGGGAGATTTCGTGAGCGTTACAAGGGTAGCTCTGAAGTAGACGAAGTACAGCCGTCGCTAATACTTCATCAGGTCGATCTTTACCATCACGAATCTGAATCAAACTTGTTAAATAAACTGCCATGACGGCCCGTCTGAAAATATCCGTCGTTGAACGTTGAGACGAGTTGTCAACGAGGCGATGGACCGTGTCGTAATTGGCGGAATCGAACACTTGGCTGGCATAACTTTCAGGAGATTTCTCCTGTTCGTTCGCAATAATGATCAATCGCCTGTCAGCTTTCAGAACCGTCCTGAGAGCTAGTAATCCGTGTTGGCCCGTATTGACATCACGTGTGGTCCGACAGAGAAAGTCTGTCAAACCGCACTCGTATTGGTGGTAGCTGTCCCATGCTTCATCGCGGCATTGCGTACTACAGAATCCAACCTAGAAGTACGAAAAAAAGTGTCAggtaaattctttttcgtccaAATTAGTTGCCTCATCCAACAATTtaagaaattcatttaaaaaggAACAAGATCGCAAATTTAATAAAACCTGAGAGCATTTGTGACATGGTACAGGTCCTGGCGTCCAGTGGAGGCAATGATGGCAGTGCGATTCTTTGAATTCTTCTAGTAGAATGGAAGCATGAGCTTTCTCTACTATAACAGTTTCTCCTGCgcacacgaaaaaagaatgCTTTCTTCAATTTGAGAATGACACTAATATGGATAAACGAGGTTAGCATAAATAAATATACGTACCAACACACAACATTTCACACAGCACGCTTCAACGTTTCGGTCTTCGGGCATGCACACGGCACTCGGTTTGTGAAACTTCACGAACTTAATGATTAGTGTTAAAGAATATCACGGTCTTGGACATGCAGGTAATGAGATGTTACCTATTTTGATATCTTCAGTAGCTACAAGACAACGACCTCGATCGGGAGTATTTATTAGTTCGACTGATGCTGAAGCGCTAGGCAATAAAGGGTTTCTCGCGCGGTGCAATTCTGGCGCTGATCTTCTCTTCTTAATGATTTCTTGTTCGATGGACTTGATACTTGAAATCTTGTCGTTGTCTGGTAGACCacattttttagcttttttttgtttgtttttcgtttgtttcagCTTCAATACCAAGTCGCCAAGTTTGTCCTTTTGTTGTAAAGTAGACAGGGTCATAAGTAAATCTCTTGCTAGGTTAAAGCTGATCAATGCTTGATTGACTTGTCCCAGTTCCAA containing:
- the LOC124196744 gene encoding cotranscriptional regulator FAM172A homolog isoform X4, whose translation is MTDSLNDRYNINVSRTKSTMDADSFPKTLTEFGYAFNEKGQLRIIDPVTKAAGDCPFEFEVDRDNNDYNQRRYEALGEIINQHIYELLETRGKLTKTFLKKEGCTETSNEIESFIFVSDDVFTNDKLIVLVHGSGVVRAGQWARRLIINDSLDTGTQLPFIEMARQKGYAVIVTNTNDNHRIIDRKKKLIQGSENPVNHLLSVWKQVIDKSPAKHIAFIAHSYGGVCTLELASQVEKKFQDSVFALAMTDSVHSMVHHETIAAGLQQFLCQIGRNWVSSGLPLDTPVGRPANDIDRVSAGHTQHEMTSYCSMSSIFQFLEEKLQEKLQQQQNGQ
- the LOC124196744 gene encoding cotranscriptional regulator FAM172A homolog isoform X2, with amino-acid sequence MTDTISTFPAQNQSINTYVIVDHSKYLIPPMDADSFPKTLTEFGYAFNEKGQLRIIDPVTKAAGDCPFEFEVDRDNNDYNQRRYEALGEIINQHIYELLETRGKLTKTFLKKEGCTETSNEIESFIFVSDDVFTNDKLIVLVHGSGVVRAGQWARRLIINDSLDTGTQLPFIEMARQKGYAVIVTNTNDNHRIIDRKKKLIQGSENPVNHLLSVWKQVIDKSPAKHIAFIAHSYGGVCTLELASQVEKKFQDSVFALAMTDSVHSMVHHETIAAGLQQFLCQIGRNWVSSGLPLDTPVGRPANDIDRVSAGHTQHEMTSYCSMSSIFQFLEEKLQEKLQQQQNGQ
- the LOC124196744 gene encoding FAM172 family protein homolog CG10038-like isoform X1 — encoded protein: MTDSLNDRYNINVSRTKSKYKHLRNRRSFEIFNTSFLPLFFSSRFGPAMDADSFPKTLTEFGYAFNEKGQLRIIDPVTKAAGDCPFEFEVDRDNNDYNQRRYEALGEIINQHIYELLETRGKLTKTFLKKEGCTETSNEIESFIFVSDDVFTNDKLIVLVHGSGVVRAGQWARRLIINDSLDTGTQLPFIEMARQKGYAVIVTNTNDNHRIIDRKKKLIQGSENPVNHLLSVWKQVIDKSPAKHIAFIAHSYGGVCTLELASQVEKKFQDSVFALAMTDSVHSMVHHETIAAGLQQFLCQIGRNWVSSGLPLDTPVGRPANDIDRVSAGHTQHEMTSYCSMSSIFQFLEEKLQEKLQQQQNGQ
- the LOC124196745 gene encoding phosphoribosyl pyrophosphate synthase-associated protein 2-like isoform X1, which encodes MDRSKVGELMVITGNSHPELADLIAKRLGIKVGAASIYHKTNRETMVDIADSVRGKDVYIIQTGTKDVNNNIMELLIMAYACKTSSARSIVGVIPYLPYSKQCKMRKRGCIVSKLVAKMMCRSGLNHLITMDLHQKEIQGFFDCPVDNLRASPFLLQYIQESIPDFRNAVIVARDPGSAKKATSYAERLRLGIAVIHGEQKEAESDMVDGRHSPPTLRSRTMDAARGMPVMTAKEKPPINVVGDVGGRIAIMVDDMIDDVRSFVAAAEVLKDRGAYKIYVMATHGLLSSDAPRLIEDSPIDEVVVTNTIPHEIQKMQCHKIKTVDISVLLAEAIRRIHNKESMSYLFRNVTLED
- the LOC124196745 gene encoding phosphoribosyl pyrophosphate synthase-associated protein 2-like isoform X2, with translation MDRSKVGELMVITGNSHPELADLIAKRLGIKVGAASIYHKTNRETMVDIADSVRGKDVYIIQTGTKDVNNNIMELLIMAYACKTSSARSIVGVIPYLPYSKMRKRGCIVSKLVAKMMCRSGLNHLITMDLHQKEIQGFFDCPVDNLRASPFLLQYIQESIPDFRNAVIVARDPGSAKKATSYAERLRLGIAVIHGEQKEAESDMVDGRHSPPTLRSRTMDAARGMPVMTAKEKPPINVVGDVGGRIAIMVDDMIDDVRSFVAAAEVLKDRGAYKIYVMATHGLLSSDAPRLIEDSPIDEVVVTNTIPHEIQKMQCHKIKTVDISVLLAEAIRRIHNKESMSYLFRNVTLED
- the LOC124196744 gene encoding cotranscriptional regulator FAM172A homolog isoform X5, which gives rise to MDADSFPKTLTEFGYAFNEKGQLRIIDPVTKAAGDCPFEFEVDRDNNDYNQRRYEALGEIINQHIYELLETRGKLTKTFLKKEGCTETSNEIESFIFVSDDVFTNDKLIVLVHGSGVVRAGQWARRLIINDSLDTGTQLPFIEMARQKGYAVIVTNTNDNHRIIDRKKKLIQGSENPVNHLLSVWKQVIDKSPAKHIAFIAHSYGGVCTLELASQVEKKFQDSVFALAMTDSVHSMVHHETIAAGLQQFLCQIGRNWVSSGLPLDTPVGRPANDIDRVSAGHTQHEMTSYCSMSSIFQFLEEKLQEKLQQQQNGQ
- the LOC124196744 gene encoding cotranscriptional regulator FAM172A homolog isoform X3 — encoded protein: MCKHILSFLPLFFSSRFGPAMDADSFPKTLTEFGYAFNEKGQLRIIDPVTKAAGDCPFEFEVDRDNNDYNQRRYEALGEIINQHIYELLETRGKLTKTFLKKEGCTETSNEIESFIFVSDDVFTNDKLIVLVHGSGVVRAGQWARRLIINDSLDTGTQLPFIEMARQKGYAVIVTNTNDNHRIIDRKKKLIQGSENPVNHLLSVWKQVIDKSPAKHIAFIAHSYGGVCTLELASQVEKKFQDSVFALAMTDSVHSMVHHETIAAGLQQFLCQIGRNWVSSGLPLDTPVGRPANDIDRVSAGHTQHEMTSYCSMSSIFQFLEEKLQEKLQQQQNGQ